In Hoplias malabaricus isolate fHopMal1 chromosome 6, fHopMal1.hap1, whole genome shotgun sequence, a single window of DNA contains:
- the pdia8 gene encoding protein disulfide isomerase family A, member 8, with translation MAHLSLSCLVLLCFYCSRVGARSNVMELGDSDFDYVVAEHETMLVKFYAPWCGHCKKLTPDFETAAKRLKGIVTLAKVDCTANTEICGRFGVNGYPTLKVFKNGEESSSYDGPRSADGIVELMKKQAGPDSVILHNEKDLEAFINHFDASIVGVFESNESPQLVEFLKGANLMRDSFRFAHTTDLQLGHEYHLTTEGVLLFRPPRLVSKFEENVVPLRESFSVTALRRFIRDNIYGICPHLTKENKDQLMKRDLLTAYYDLDYLHNPKGSNYWRNRVLKVASQYSSQGLHFSVANRNDFEDELEEDYGLGSTEGSEVPFVTIRTRAGHKYSMREEFTRDGKSLERFLEDYFAGRLKRYVKSEPVPANNNGPVKVVVADTFDEIVNDPEKDVLIEFYAPWCGHCKKIEPKYIEVGQELSSDPNIVIAKMDATANDVPPGYDVQGFPTIYFVPAGRKDEPKQYEGAREVKDFISFLKREATNSLVLNGVKEEL, from the exons ATGGCTCATTTATCCTTGTCTTGTCTCGTactgctgtgtttttactgtagCCGCGTGGGCGCGCGCAGTAATGTGATGGAACTGGGAGACTCGGACTTCGATTACGTGGTCGCGGAGCACGAGACGATGCTCGTGAAGTTTTACGCGCCGTG GTGTGGCCACTGTAAGAAACTGACTCCTGATTTTGAAACTGCAGCTAAACGCCTAAAAGGAATAGTAACTTTAGCCAAG GTGGACTGTACCGCTAACACAGAGATCTGTGGGCGGTTCGGGGTCAATGGATATCCCACGCTCAAAGTATTCAAGAATGGAGAGGAGTCGTCGTCGTATGACGGTCCACGTTCAGCAG ATGGAATTGTGGAGCTCATGAAGAAACAAGCAGGGCCTGACTCAGTGATTCTACACAATGAGAAAGACCTGGAGGCCTTCATCAACCACTTTGATGCTAGTATTGTGG GTGTGTTTGAGAGCAATGAAAGCCCTCAGCTGGTGGAGTTTCTGAAGGGAGCAAATCTGATGAGGGACAGTTTCCGCTTCGCACACACAACTGACCTGCAGCTGGGACACGAATACCACCTCACAACTGA gggggtgTTATTGTTCAGACCTCCACGGCTGGTCAGTAAATTTGAGGAGAATGTGGTGCCACTCAGAGAATCcttctctgtcacagctctgcGACGCTTTATCAGAGACAACAT CTATGGCATTTGTCCGCACCTGACCAAAGAGAACAAGGATCAGCTGATGAAGAGGGATCTGCTGACAGCGTATTATGACCTGGATTACCTGCACAATCCCAAAGGCTCCAACTACTGGAGAAACAG GGTGTTGAAGGTGGCATCTCAGTACAGTTCCCAAGGCCTGCATTTCTCTGTGGCTAATCGAAACGATTTTGAGGATGAGCTGGAAGAGGACTATGGCCTGGGATCCACAGAAGGAAGTGAGGTTCCATTTGTGACCATCAGAACTCGAGCAGGACACAAATACAGCATGCGTGAGGAGTTCAC aCGGGATGGAAAGTCTTTAGAGAGGTTTTTAGAGGATTATTTTGCTGGGAGACTGAAGCGATATGTCAAATCAGAGCCTGTCCCTGCAAACAACAATGGACCAGTCAAG GTGGTTGTAGCGGATACCTTTGATGAGATAGTGAATGATCCAGAGAAGGATGTGCTGATTGAGTTTTATGCTCCATGGTGTGGTCACTGCAAGAAAATAGAGCCCAAATATATAGAGGTTGGACAGGAG CTTTCCAGTGATCCCAACATTGTTATTGCCAAGATGGACGCCACTGCCAATGATGTCCCGCCAGGCTATGATGTACAAGG ATTTCCCACAATATACTTTGTTCCCgctgggagaaaagatgaaccAAAGCAATATGAG GGAGCCCGTGAAGTAAAGGACTTCATTAGCTTTTTGAAACGAGAAGCTACCAACTCCTTGGTGCTCAATGGGGTGAAAGAGGAACTGTGA